Within Saccharomonospora cyanea NA-134, the genomic segment CCGTGCGGTTCACCGTCCTCGGCTGAGCGGCCGGGTGCTCAGAACTCCCACTTCCAGCCGGAGTCCGGGACGCGCGGCGAGGTGAGGACGAGCGCGCCGGAGTCGAACGTCGCGTCGAGGTCGATGTCGAGGGTGTACTTCTCGTTGGTCTCGAACTCGGTTCCGAGCAGACCTGAGCCGCAGGAGGTGTTGGTCTGGGCGGGCGAGACGTATCCGCTGTCGCGCTCGACCGCGAAGCTGTCACCGAGGAAGAGGCCTTCGAGTTGGTTGACGTAGTACGGGTCACTGCCGGTCGTGACGTCCACGCGGATGCGGAGGTTGGCGTCCCCGTAATTACAGGCGGGAGGCTGCCCCGGCTCCGCCACGGTGAACACCACCCCCTCCTGTTCTTCGGAGCCGTCCACGGGGCCGAGAGCGGCGGGCTCGCCGAACTCCATGGAGTGGTACACGCCTTCGGTCAGCGTGGCCGGTCCGTCGTTGGAGGAGCACGCGGCGAGCAGAGCGAGACCGGCCGCGACGGCAGCCGATCGGGACAGACGTTTCATTGTTGATGATCTCCCTTCCCGGGAGGTGTCCGATTCGCCGCCGCTGCCGTTATCCCGTGCCTTTCGGACGATGCGAGGTTGTTGTCTCTCCGTGATCGACCCCCGTGCCGGGGCCGTGTTGGCGGAACGCTAGTCTCACCCGCGCCTGTGGGCTCCGAGCTTGACACGCTCGGTAGCGTCCATCTGGCGACGTTCACACTGCATGGTGAGCGCTTGCGCTGATCAGTCGAACAGACATGGTGGGAGGCACCCCGGTGCGCAACCCAGACAGGACGTCGTTTCGCTCGTCCGTGCGCGCGCTTCGCGGCTCGGCTGTCGTCACCGGCCTGGCGGTCGCGACGCTGCTCGCGGGTCAGGGCACGGCCGCGGCGGTGCAGGCGGAGCCGAACGCGATGACGTTCGGGCTGCTCGGGCCGGTAGGTCTTGTCGCGGTGATCATCGGCGTGCTGGGTATGGCGGCCGGTGTGCTGCGCCAGCGGAGGAAGAACCGCCTTGCGGCGGCCGCGGAGCCGGAGCCGGCCGCCGTGCCGGTCGAAGCGGGCCGCGAGGCCACCGTCGTCCCGACCGGAGTCGCCACCGCGGACTGACGCGGCGCCCGGTTTCACCGGCTGATCTTTGCAAGAGCTCCGCGCATCGGAGCAGGTGAAAGCCTTGCTCCTCCGTGGGTTTCGTAAGTTTCTGCAAGTTTCTTGACATCGTCGACGCGGTTCGGCTCTCATGTCCGAACCACCGGTGGCCCGTCACATCACACGAGCACGGAGGTTCGACGATGTTCCAACGTGTGTTCGGTGCGGTCGTGCTGGTGGCCGCGCTGCTCACCGCGCCCCTGGCGGCCACGCCACCGGCTGACGCCGCCCCACCCGGCGAACGCGACGTCATCGCGACGTTGTTCCAGTGGAACTGGAACAGTGTCGCCACCGCCTGCCGCGACCAGCTCGGCCCCGACGGCTACGGCGCGGTCCAGGTGTCCCCGCCCGCGGAGCACGTCGTCCTCCGCGACCAGGGACACCCGTGGTGGCAGGACTACCAGCCCGTCTCCTACCGCATCGACTCCACCCGGCGTGGCACGCGCGCCGAGTTCGCCGACATGGTCCGCACCTGCCACGACGCCGGCGTCAAGGTCTACGTCGACGCGGTCGTCAACCACATGACCGGCCAGGAGGAGTGCGGCACCGGAAGCGCGGGCTCACGGTACTGCCACTACTCCTACCCCGAGGCGGGATACGGCCACGGCGACTTCCACCACTGCGGTCGCAACGGCAACGACGACATCGTGAACTACCGCGACCGGTACGAGGTGCAGAACTGCGAGCTCGTCAACCTCGCCGACCTCGACACCGGCTCCGAGTACGTCCGCGACCGGATCGGCGCCTACCTCAACGACCTGCTCTCGCTCGGCGTGGACGGGTTCCGCGTCGACGCGGCCAAGCACATGCCCGCCACCGACGTCGCCGCACTGGTGAGCAGGCTCGACCGCCCCGCCTACGTCTACCAGGAGGTGCTCTACGGCGAGGGCGAGCCGATCACCCCGGAGGAGTACCTCGGCAACGGCGACGTCTACGACCAGCGCTACGCCCGCGACCTGGCGAAGATCTTCAACTCCGAGAAGCTGGCGTACCTGCGCGACTTCGGCACCGCCGTGCCGTCGGAGCAGGTGATCGTCTTCGTCGACAACCACGACAGCCAGCGCGGCGGTGAGACCATGACCTACCGCGACGGCGCGCGCTACTCGCTGGCCAACGCCTTCATGCTGGCCTGGCCTGTCGGCACGCCCAAGGTGATGAGCAGCTACACCTTCTCCGACTACGACGCCGGCCCGCCCAGTGACGCAGCCGGGAACACCACCGACGCGGCCTGCGGCTCGGCGGCGTGGCAGTGCGAACACGACTGGCAGCCCATCCGCAACATGGTCGCCTTCCACAACGAGGTGCGTGGCGAGCCGGTGGTGCGGTGGTGGGACAACGGGAACGACACCATCGCCTTCGGCCGGGGCGACAAGGGATACGTGGTCGTCAACGACGAGTCGTCGGCCGTGACCGGGCGGTCCTTCCACACGGCGCTTCCCGAGGGCACGTACTGCGACGTGCTGCACGGTGACGTGGTCGACGGCGGGTGCACCGGCCCCAGCTACCTGGTGAACGCCGACGGCTGGTTCCGCGCCGACATCGGGGCCCACGACGGCCTGGCACTCCACGCCGGCGCGCGGGTGGGCTGACCCCGACATCGTGTCCGCAGGTTGTGCACGCGTGTCCGCGCCGCAGGCTGCGGACACGCGTGCGGTCGGTTAGCGTCCATTCGTGGGTGACGCCAAGGCTGACACCAAGGTCGAAGACAGGGCCGACGAGGACAAGCTGCTGCCCCGGTTGCGCAGGAAGTACCCGTGGCTCGACCACGTCGTGAGAGCGAAAGACGCGTTCACCGAGCGCTACGGCAACCACTACGCCGCCGCGATCACCTACTTCTCCGTGCTGTCGCTGATCCCGCTGCTGATGGTGGGGTTCGCGGTCGCCGGTTTCATCCTCGCGGGCAACGAGACCGCGATGCGGGAGTTGCGTGAGGGCATCGTCAACTCCGCGCCCGAGGGGCTCGGGGACCTCTTCGCGTCCATCGTCGGCGCCGCGCTCGATTCGCGGGCAGGCGCCGGGCTGCTCGGTCTGGCTCTGGCCCTCTACTCCGGGCTCGGGTGGATGACGAACCTTCGCGACGCCCTGACCGCTCAGTGGGGTCAGGAGAAGAAGAAGCTCCCGTTCGTCTCCACCAAGGCCAAGGATCTGCTCGCTCTCGTGGGCCTGGGGGTGGCGATCGTCGTGTCGTTCGGCCTCACCGCCGCCGGCAGCGGGGTCGGCGAGTTCCTGCTCGGCCTGGTGGGGCTGGAGGAGGAAGGCTGGGCCCGGTTCCTGCTGCGGCTCGGCACGATCGTGCTGTCGTTGGCCGCGAACGTGCTCGTCTTCGTGTGGGTGCTGTCGCAGCTTCCGCGAGAGAAGGTGGCGCCACGCAGCGCGGTGCGGGGCGCCATCATCGCCGCGCTGGGATTCGAGGTCCTCAAGCAGGTCGGGGGCATCTACCTCAGCAGCGTCACCAGCTCGCCCAGCGGGGCGCTGTTCGGTCCGATCATCGGTCTGCTGGTGTTCGCGAACCTCGTCGCCCGCTTCCTGCTGTTCGTGACGGCCTGGACGGCGACGGCGACCGAGAACCTCTCCCGCACCGTGGAGCCACCCGCACCCGCCGTGATCAGGCCGACCGTCGAGGTGCGGCGCGGCGGACCCCGGGTGGCGGCGGGGGCGTTCGGTATCGGAGCGCTGCTCGGCTGGTTTTCCAGGCGCAGGTCCTGACGGTCGCCTGACATATGCTCGCCCTCGGGACTAAGGGGTGAGTGTGATCGCGACGACGACCAAGCCGCGTGGTGCGGCGCTGCCTCGGGAGATCTGGGTTCTCGTGGGGGCGAGTTTCCTCATCGCCATCGGCTACGGGATCGTCGGTCCCGCGTTGCCCAACTACGCCACGAGTTTCGACGTGGGCGTCACGGCGGCGTCGGTGGTGGTGAGTGCCTTCGCGTTCGTGCGGCTGCTGTTCGCGCCGATGAGCGGGCGGCTGGTGACGCGTTTCGGGGAGCGTCCGATCTACCTGTGGGGCGTGTCGATCGTGGCGGTGGGCACGCTGGCGTGCGCGGCGGCCACGGAGTACTGGCAACTGTTGCTGTTCCGCTCCGCCAGCGGGGTGGGCTCCACGATGTTCACCGTGTCGGCGATCGGCCTGTTGATCCGCATCTCGCCGCCGGAGGCGCGGGGCCGGGCGTCGAGCCTGTGGGGGTCGAGCTTCCTGTTGGGCGGTATCGCCGGGCCGGTGGTGGGCAGTGGCCTGGTGACGGTGTCGTTGCGGGCTCCGTTCCTCGTCTACGGCATCGCGCTCGTGCTCACCACCCTGTTCGTGTGGTGGCAGCTGAGGGGCTCCGAGCTGGTGTCCCGGCCACCGGAGGACGACGCTGCCGAGCTGACGTTCCCGCAGGCGATGCGCCACCCGTCGTACCGGGCGGCGCTCGCGTCGAACCTGGCCAACGGCTGGGTCGTGTTCGGCGTTCGCATGTCGCTGCTGCCACTGTTCGTGACCGCCGTGCTGGCGAAGGACGAGGCGTTCACCGGCATCGCGCTCGCCGTGTTCGCCGCCGTGAACGCACTCGCGCTGCTGTACGTGGGCCGGGTCACCGACAAGCGGGGCCGCAAACTGCCCGCACTGGTGGGATTGGCGTTGCTGGCGGTCGGTTCGGTGGGCATCGGGGTGACGAGCGATCCGTGGTTGTTCCTCGCCGCCGTCGTGGTCGCCGGCCTCGGCGCGGGTGCGTTGAACCCGGCGCAGAACGCCGCCGTCGCCGACGTGCTCGGCTCGAAGGCCCGCGGCGGGTCGGTGCTGGCGGGTTTCCAGATGGCTGCCGACGTCGGCGCCGTCGTGGGCCCGCTCGTGGCGGGCGCCGTGGCCGAGCAGTGGTCGTACGCGGCGGCGTTCGGGCTCACCGGCGCGGTCGCGGCCGTGGCCCTGCTGCTGTGGTTCGGTGCGCGAGAGACGCTGCCCGCGAAGGAGTGAACCGCGTCAGTCCGGGCGGCGCAGCAGGCCCTTGCGGTGTCCCATCAGCAGACCGGCGATCACGGCCAGCGTCACGGCCAGCGTCACGATCCAGCCCGTGGTGCCGAACGGGTCCTCCGGGGTCGTGCTCGCCACGCCTGCGGAGGCCAGCTCCTCGCCGGTTCCGTCGCCGGGGGAGTCGAGCGGGGAACTGGTGACGGTGCCCACCGACTCGCTGCCCGAGGCGGCGAGCGTGAAACCGTAGTCGAGGAGCCGGGCCGCCTGTTCCGCCACGCGGACGGGCTGCTGCTCGGCGCGCAGCAGCACCACCGCGAGCCGCCTGCCGTCGCGTTCGGCGGCCCCGGCGTAGGTGTGGCGGGAGTCGTCGGTGAACCCGGTCTTGCCCCCGAGGAAGCCCTCGTACGTCGCCCACAGCGGGTTGTCGTTGTAGACGGGGAAGTCGGGCTCACCCGGACCGCCGGGGAACCGAATCTCCTTCGTTCCCACGGCCTCGGCGTAGTCGGACTGCTGCATGGCGTGGCGGAACACCAGACTCATGTCGTAGGCCGACGTCATCATGCCGGGGCCGTCGAGTCCGGAAGGGGTCGCGGCGCGGGTGTCGGCGGCGCCGAGCCACTCGGCGAGCCGGTTCATCTTCTCCACGGCCGCGTCGACCCCGCCGAGTGCCGTGGCGAGGGTGTGCGCGACGTCGTTGCCGGAACGCATGAGCAGTGCGTCCACGAGTTCGTCGACCCGGTACTCGCCGCCCGCGACGATGCCGACGCACGTGCATTCCTGGTCGGCGTCGGCCTCCGTGGCCACCACGACGTGGTCCGGCCGCAGTTCCTCCAGTGCCACGACCGCGAGCAGGGTCTTGATGAGGGAGGCGGGTCGGTGGCGCCCGTGCGGGTCCTTCGCGGCGAGCACCTCGCCGGTGGCGAGGTCCTGCACGAGCCACGCGGCGGCGGTGATGTCCTGTGGCGGTTCGGGGCTGCCGGGCGGGAGGACGAGGCCGCACTCCGCCATGCGCGGGCCGCCCGCGGGGCTCTCGGGCACCGGCAGGGGTGCGGGGGAGGCTTCGCCCGGGGGCGGCTTCTCCGAGGTGTCGACGGGTGAGGGCGGCAGGGTGCGGTTGGGGCAGGCCGTGGAGGGCTGCTTCGCCAGCGCCTCGCTCGGTGGTGTCGCGACGAATGTGGTGAGGGCCGTGAGAGCGGCCGTGACGAGTACGACGAGAACTGTCCGGATCCGAGTGGTGCTGCGCACCCGTGCAGGCTAGCGGCGTTGTCGCGGGGCACATTGCCGACATGCGGATGTCTCGCCGTGTGTCGCTGTTCCTGCACGCCGCTTTGGCGGTGCCCTCCTTCGTCCTCGGGACCGTCGTCGGTCAGCGCGGACGGCGGGGTGCCCGCGCGAGTGTCGGGGATTCCTGAGCACGAACGGTGGACCCGCCCAGCTCCGAAAGTTTCGAAACTTCCTCTCGGCCTCTGGCCGCGAGTTGGCCTTTTCGGCACCTGATTGATGGTTTCTGCAGGTGAACTGCCATGTCGAACTCGCTCAATGTCGAAAACTTTCGGAAAATGAATGTTGACCAATGGTGTGACCGTTGCCATACTTTCGAGCTGTCGTCGCTGGGTGCGGTGCCGCCGTCGCGGAGAGTCACTGCCGCGCGGGGTGGGTGCCTTCGCGACGTCGCCATGTCCTCGACGAAAGG encodes:
- a CDS encoding alpha-amylase codes for the protein MFQRVFGAVVLVAALLTAPLAATPPADAAPPGERDVIATLFQWNWNSVATACRDQLGPDGYGAVQVSPPAEHVVLRDQGHPWWQDYQPVSYRIDSTRRGTRAEFADMVRTCHDAGVKVYVDAVVNHMTGQEECGTGSAGSRYCHYSYPEAGYGHGDFHHCGRNGNDDIVNYRDRYEVQNCELVNLADLDTGSEYVRDRIGAYLNDLLSLGVDGFRVDAAKHMPATDVAALVSRLDRPAYVYQEVLYGEGEPITPEEYLGNGDVYDQRYARDLAKIFNSEKLAYLRDFGTAVPSEQVIVFVDNHDSQRGGETMTYRDGARYSLANAFMLAWPVGTPKVMSSYTFSDYDAGPPSDAAGNTTDAACGSAAWQCEHDWQPIRNMVAFHNEVRGEPVVRWWDNGNDTIAFGRGDKGYVVVNDESSAVTGRSFHTALPEGTYCDVLHGDVVDGGCTGPSYLVNADGWFRADIGAHDGLALHAGARVG
- the yhjD gene encoding inner membrane protein YhjD — encoded protein: MGDAKADTKVEDRADEDKLLPRLRRKYPWLDHVVRAKDAFTERYGNHYAAAITYFSVLSLIPLLMVGFAVAGFILAGNETAMRELREGIVNSAPEGLGDLFASIVGAALDSRAGAGLLGLALALYSGLGWMTNLRDALTAQWGQEKKKLPFVSTKAKDLLALVGLGVAIVVSFGLTAAGSGVGEFLLGLVGLEEEGWARFLLRLGTIVLSLAANVLVFVWVLSQLPREKVAPRSAVRGAIIAALGFEVLKQVGGIYLSSVTSSPSGALFGPIIGLLVFANLVARFLLFVTAWTATATENLSRTVEPPAPAVIRPTVEVRRGGPRVAAGAFGIGALLGWFSRRRS
- a CDS encoding MFS transporter, yielding MSVIATTTKPRGAALPREIWVLVGASFLIAIGYGIVGPALPNYATSFDVGVTAASVVVSAFAFVRLLFAPMSGRLVTRFGERPIYLWGVSIVAVGTLACAAATEYWQLLLFRSASGVGSTMFTVSAIGLLIRISPPEARGRASSLWGSSFLLGGIAGPVVGSGLVTVSLRAPFLVYGIALVLTTLFVWWQLRGSELVSRPPEDDAAELTFPQAMRHPSYRAALASNLANGWVVFGVRMSLLPLFVTAVLAKDEAFTGIALAVFAAVNALALLYVGRVTDKRGRKLPALVGLALLAVGSVGIGVTSDPWLFLAAVVVAGLGAGALNPAQNAAVADVLGSKARGGSVLAGFQMAADVGAVVGPLVAGAVAEQWSYAAAFGLTGAVAAVALLLWFGARETLPAKE
- a CDS encoding D-alanyl-D-alanine carboxypeptidase, with translation MRSTTRIRTVLVVLVTAALTALTTFVATPPSEALAKQPSTACPNRTLPPSPVDTSEKPPPGEASPAPLPVPESPAGGPRMAECGLVLPPGSPEPPQDITAAAWLVQDLATGEVLAAKDPHGRHRPASLIKTLLAVVALEELRPDHVVVATEADADQECTCVGIVAGGEYRVDELVDALLMRSGNDVAHTLATALGGVDAAVEKMNRLAEWLGAADTRAATPSGLDGPGMMTSAYDMSLVFRHAMQQSDYAEAVGTKEIRFPGGPGEPDFPVYNDNPLWATYEGFLGGKTGFTDDSRHTYAGAAERDGRRLAVVLLRAEQQPVRVAEQAARLLDYGFTLAASGSESVGTVTSSPLDSPGDGTGEELASAGVASTTPEDPFGTTGWIVTLAVTLAVIAGLLMGHRKGLLRRPD